The Candidatus Saccharimonadales bacterium genome contains the following window.
GCCCGACCTGCGGGCGGCTCCGCGCGAAACGCACACTTTTTAAACAAGTGCGAGCGTTAGTCGCCGGCGCAGGCGTTCTCTGGATCGCCGGTGGTTTCTATTTGGTAGCCAATGGCGAATGAACGATCGGATGGATTGGAAGTTATAGCCCCAGTCTGCGGATCACAAGTGGCGCCTTTATAGATCACTAGCTGGGTGGTGCTTCCGTAAGCTCCGCCGCTACCCGGGATGGTCGAAGTTAGGGTAGGTGTGGTATCCATAATAGACCAGTGTTGGCCGCTAGTTAGAGAAGACATGTCGCTATACTGAGCTGGCAAAACTCCGGCGTGATTAGAGGCATATTCACTGACTAGGCCTGATAGGTTGCTAGCGTCGTTCTTGCGCTGGGTATTTCGGGCACTACGTTCAAGCGCGGGTACGGCTACGAACACGATGGCCATGATCAAGCCGGCAATAGCCAAAACAATCGTAACTTCGATGATAGTGAAGCCTGATTGACCCTTTTTCCTCAATAAATTTTTCATTGTGCCCTTCTTTTAGCCCCCTATTTTAGTTGAAATTGTTTTTATTGCTTATGCACTCATTTAAGCATAACAGGTTTGATAGTCAAGCCCCGTAGTAGACTTTCGATTCGTCCGGCTAGCAGGACTATTATTCACCGACGGTGAATAATATCGAAAGCTCACTAGGGGTCAAGCCTTAAATCTGTAGGTTCTTGCCAGCCAAACTATAGATTGGCAACAATACGGCCGCTACCACCACAAGCGCGATTACGCCGACCACTACCATCAAGGCCGGTTCGATGATGGTAGATATAGATTTAACCTGATTATCAACTTCTTTTTCGTAGTAATCGGCCAGTTTGGTGAACATGCCCTCGAGCTGGCCGGATTGCTCGCCAACCCGGATCATACCAGACACTAGATCGGGGAAATTGGGATCTTTGGCTAGACTATCGCTTAGGGGTTTACCGCCCTTAACATCTTCTGCAGCCTTATTGATAGCGTTTTCTATTTGCACGTTACCAACCGCTTGGGCACTAGTTGAAAGCATCTTTATAATTGGAACGCCGCTAGCCACCAAAGTGGCCGCTGCCCGAGCAAAACGAGCCATATAAAGTTCGGTAAACAGATTAGAGGCTGGCCACATCCGCAGCTTGATCCGGTCAACTAACTGCTTGCCGGGGCCGGTTCTGGCATAACGCGTACCAAAAAACGCCGCTCCCACTACGATTACTATGGTAATCCACCAAAAATGCGTCACCGCATGGGTTAGTCCCAGAAGTATGCGCGTCATAAACGGTAGCTCAGCCCCAGGAATCGAGGAGTATAGATTTTGAACCTGCGGCAAAACGCTGGTCATCATGAATAACACCACGGCAATCAGTACAAAAATAACGATAATCGGATATATAAAAGCCGAGCGAACCCGAGACATGATCTCGGCGTCTTTTTCTTGCTGATTGGCTAAGCGTTCCAAGCTGGTATCTAATGTACCCGAAGCTTCACCGGCAGCTACTAAGCTAACGTAAACGTCATTAAAGATCTTGGGGTGTTTGGCCATGGCATTGGCCAAGCTCGATCCAGCCTCGACATCTTTAATAACCTTACCAATTATCTCTTTAAGAGGTTTATTGGTCATTTGAGTCTCAACCGAGCTTAAACTCTGCACTAGTGGCAAGCCGG
Protein-coding sequences here:
- a CDS encoding type II secretion system F family protein; this encodes MLTYIYTARDPKSGQKITAEVEAENEATATRLLVERGWAPLELKVKGEENGLRSIFNRIPGKQRIIFSRQLATLVNAGLPLVQSLSSVETQMTNKPLKEIIGKVIKDVEAGSSLANAMAKHPKIFNDVYVSLVAAGEASGTLDTSLERLANQQEKDAEIMSRVRSAFIYPIIVIFVLIAVVLFMMTSVLPQVQNLYSSIPGAELPFMTRILLGLTHAVTHFWWITIVIVVGAAFFGTRYARTGPGKQLVDRIKLRMWPASNLFTELYMARFARAAATLVASGVPIIKMLSTSAQAVGNVQIENAINKAAEDVKGGKPLSDSLAKDPNFPDLVSGMIRVGEQSGQLEGMFTKLADYYEKEVDNQVKSISTIIEPALMVVVGVIALVVVAAVLLPIYSLAGKNLQI
- a CDS encoding type II secretion system protein, whose protein sequence is MKNLLRKKGQSGFTIIEVTIVLAIAGLIMAIVFVAVPALERSARNTQRKNDASNLSGLVSEYASNHAGVLPAQYSDMSSLTSGQHWSIMDTTPTLTSTIPGSGGAYGSTTQLVIYKGATCDPQTGAITSNPSDRSFAIGYQIETTGDPENACAGD